The following coding sequences lie in one Bordetella genomosp. 9 genomic window:
- the pnp gene encoding polyribonucleotide nucleotidyltransferase — protein sequence MFNKVTKTFQYGQHTVVLETGEIARQASGAVLVSIEDTVVLATVVGAKKAKPGQDFFPLTVDYIEKTYAAGRIPGGFFKREGKPSEKETLTSRLIDRPLRPLFPEGFYNEVQVVIHTLSVNPEIDPDIPAMIGASAALAISGIPFNGPIGAARVGYIDGQYLLNPTASQLKLSQLDLVVAGTETAVLMVESEAEQLPEDVMLGGVVYGHEQMQAVINAIHDLVREAGKPEWDWQPEPKNEALIAAVTEAAKDGLTAAYQIREKQLRTTKLREVYADVQARLAARAAETGEGVPDPVTVDNILFDLEARIVRGQILNGEPRIDGRDTRTVRPISIRLGVLPRAHGSVLFTRGETQALVVATLGTKQDEQIIDALMGEYRERFMLHYNMPPFATGETGRIGVPKRREIGHGRLAKRALAPLLPAPEDFQYTIRLVSEITESNGSSSMASVCGGSLAMMDAGVPIKDHVAGVAMGLILEDGKFAVLTDILGDEDHLGDMDFKVAGTEKGITALQMDIKIQGITKEIMQVALAQAREGRLHILGKMREALTSSRGELSAFAPRMLTIKINPEKIRDVIGKGGATIRALTEETGTQIDISDDGTIVIASVDELQAKEAQRRILELTADVEVGQVYEGSVLRLLDFGAIVQVLPGRDGLLHISEIANYRIANINDVLKVGQNVRVKVIEADDKGRLRLSVKAIGGIEQQQAQQPVADAAPQSEPQPE from the coding sequence ATGTTCAATAAAGTGACAAAAACGTTCCAGTACGGCCAGCACACGGTCGTGCTGGAGACTGGCGAAATCGCCCGGCAAGCTTCCGGCGCGGTGCTGGTCTCCATCGAGGATACGGTGGTTTTGGCAACCGTCGTGGGGGCGAAGAAGGCCAAGCCGGGCCAGGATTTCTTTCCCCTGACCGTCGATTACATCGAGAAAACCTACGCCGCCGGCCGTATTCCCGGCGGTTTCTTCAAGCGCGAAGGCAAGCCGTCGGAAAAGGAAACGCTGACTTCCCGCCTGATCGATCGCCCGCTGCGTCCGCTCTTCCCGGAAGGCTTCTACAACGAAGTCCAGGTCGTCATTCACACGCTGTCGGTCAACCCGGAAATCGATCCCGATATCCCGGCCATGATCGGCGCATCCGCCGCGCTGGCCATCTCCGGTATCCCGTTCAATGGCCCGATCGGCGCGGCGCGCGTGGGCTATATCGACGGCCAGTACCTGCTGAACCCCACGGCGTCGCAACTGAAGCTGTCGCAGCTGGACCTGGTCGTGGCCGGCACCGAGACCGCCGTGCTGATGGTGGAATCGGAAGCCGAGCAGCTGCCTGAAGACGTGATGCTGGGCGGCGTGGTCTACGGCCACGAACAGATGCAGGCCGTCATCAATGCGATCCACGATCTGGTGCGCGAAGCCGGCAAACCCGAATGGGACTGGCAGCCGGAGCCCAAGAACGAGGCCCTGATCGCCGCCGTCACCGAAGCCGCCAAGGATGGCCTGACCGCCGCTTACCAGATCCGCGAAAAGCAGCTGCGCACGACGAAGCTGCGCGAGGTCTACGCCGACGTGCAGGCCCGTCTGGCCGCTCGCGCCGCGGAAACCGGCGAAGGGGTGCCGGATCCGGTCACCGTGGACAACATCCTGTTCGACCTGGAAGCGCGCATCGTGCGCGGCCAGATCCTGAACGGCGAACCGCGCATCGACGGCCGCGACACGCGCACCGTGCGTCCGATCAGCATCCGCCTGGGCGTGCTGCCGCGCGCGCACGGCAGCGTGCTGTTCACCCGTGGCGAAACGCAGGCCCTGGTGGTCGCCACCCTGGGCACGAAGCAGGACGAGCAGATCATCGACGCGCTCATGGGCGAATACCGCGAGCGCTTCATGCTGCACTACAACATGCCGCCCTTCGCGACCGGTGAAACCGGCCGCATCGGCGTGCCCAAGCGCCGCGAAATCGGCCACGGCCGTCTGGCCAAGCGCGCGCTCGCGCCGTTGCTGCCCGCGCCGGAAGACTTCCAGTACACCATCCGCCTGGTTTCGGAAATCACCGAATCCAACGGTTCGTCGTCCATGGCGTCCGTGTGCGGCGGTTCGCTGGCAATGATGGACGCCGGCGTGCCGATCAAGGATCACGTGGCCGGCGTCGCCATGGGCCTGATCCTGGAAGACGGCAAGTTTGCCGTGCTCACGGATATCCTTGGCGACGAGGATCACCTGGGCGACATGGACTTCAAGGTGGCGGGTACCGAAAAAGGCATCACCGCGCTGCAGATGGACATCAAGATCCAGGGCATCACCAAGGAAATCATGCAGGTGGCGCTGGCCCAGGCCCGCGAAGGCCGCCTGCATATCCTGGGCAAGATGCGCGAGGCGCTGACCAGCTCGCGCGGCGAACTGTCGGCTTTCGCGCCCCGCATGCTGACGATCAAGATCAACCCCGAGAAGATCCGCGACGTCATCGGCAAGGGCGGCGCCACCATCCGCGCCCTCACGGAAGAAACCGGCACGCAGATCGACATCTCGGACGACGGCACCATCGTGATCGCCAGTGTGGACGAGCTGCAGGCCAAGGAAGCCCAGCGGCGCATCCTGGAGCTGACGGCGGACGTGGAAGTGGGCCAGGTCTACGAAGGCAGCGTGCTGCGTCTGCTGGATTTCGGCGCGATCGTCCAGGTTCTGCCCGGCCGCGACGGTCTGCTGCACATCTCCGAAATCGCCAACTACCGCATCGCCAATATCAACGATGTGCTGAAGGTGGGCCAGAATGTCCGCGTCAAGGTCATCGAGGCCGACGACAAAGGCCGTCTGCGCCTGTCGGTGAAGGCGATCGGCGGCATCGAGCAGCAACAGGCCCAGCAGCCCGTGGCTGACGCGGCGCCGCAATCGGAGCCTCAGCCCGAGTAA
- a CDS encoding LysE family translocator has protein sequence MPTLHLLLLFLAADLALKLTPGPDMALTLTRGMTQGFRAAWSSVLGTWAAGFVQVPLVVLGLAAIFQQSQMLFAGVKVLGALYLVYLGVRALRRCATSAQGRLSAKAGAGQDAFWQGFMTNLLNPKVFIFMVAFLPQFTDPAQGPVWLQMLTLAVISKMLGLVSGGVYAYGASRIRGWLTHNAWFMRVQDGLLGTAMLAIAGWLLLNRDPLVQPVR, from the coding sequence ATGCCCACCCTGCATTTGCTGTTGCTCTTTCTGGCTGCCGACCTTGCGCTCAAGCTGACGCCAGGGCCGGACATGGCGCTGACCCTGACGCGCGGCATGACGCAGGGCTTTCGCGCGGCGTGGTCCAGCGTGCTCGGCACATGGGCCGCGGGCTTCGTGCAGGTGCCGCTCGTCGTACTGGGCCTGGCCGCCATCTTTCAGCAGTCGCAGATGCTCTTTGCGGGGGTCAAGGTGCTTGGCGCGCTCTACCTCGTCTATCTCGGCGTGCGGGCATTGCGCCGCTGCGCGACGTCCGCGCAAGGGCGCCTGTCGGCGAAAGCGGGCGCCGGCCAGGACGCCTTCTGGCAAGGCTTCATGACCAACCTGCTCAATCCCAAGGTCTTCATCTTCATGGTCGCCTTCCTGCCCCAGTTCACCGACCCGGCGCAAGGTCCGGTGTGGCTCCAGATGCTCACGCTGGCGGTCATCTCGAAGATGCTGGGCCTGGTCTCCGGCGGCGTGTACGCCTACGGCGCATCGCGCATTCGCGGGTGGCTCACGCACAACGCATGGTTCATGCGTGTGCAGGACGGCCTGCTCGGCACGGCGATGCTGGCCATTGCCGGGTGGCTGCTGCTCAATCGGGATCCGCTGGTCCAGCCGGTGCGTTGA
- a CDS encoding glucan biosynthesis protein has protein sequence MHRRTLLKASMALAAYTGLPASFLYAARALADTADGEAQSFSFQALQAKARELAKSPYVDTRETLPPTLANMTPQQFNAIRYDPAHSLWQRKGKLDVQFFHVGMGFRQPVRMHSIDPKSGVAREVHFRPELFDYDSSGVDVSQLKGDLGFAGLKVFKAPNIDKYDIVSFLGASYFRAVDNTGQYGLSARGLAIDTYAGGVEEFPDFIEFWIETPPADSTRFVLYALLNSPSATGAYRFDIDCLPDRVIMGIDAHVNARKDIKQLGIAPMTSMFSCGTNERRMCDTIHPQIHDSDRLSMWRGNGEWICRPLNNPERIQFNVFVDNNPRGFGLLQTDHDFASYQDTVDWYSRRPSLWVEPTTPWGEGAINLMELPTTGETLDNIVAFWNPKEPVRAGQSLHYGYKLHWAAQAPVGPTLARVLATRTGMGGFVEGWAPGEHYPTVWARRFAIDFTGGPLHGMDKNERIESVVTVSHGQAKDFQIFALHPEVEGFRAMFDWYPTSDSTEPVEMRAFIRRGSDKQVLSETWLYQYFPPPPEKRRYP, from the coding sequence ATGCATCGTAGAACCCTGCTGAAAGCCTCCATGGCCCTGGCCGCTTACACCGGTTTGCCGGCCTCTTTCCTGTACGCGGCGCGCGCGTTGGCCGATACCGCCGATGGCGAGGCGCAATCGTTCAGCTTCCAGGCCCTGCAAGCCAAAGCGCGCGAACTCGCCAAATCGCCCTATGTGGACACCCGCGAGACGCTGCCGCCCACGCTGGCCAATATGACCCCGCAGCAGTTCAATGCCATCCGGTACGATCCGGCGCATTCGTTGTGGCAGCGCAAGGGCAAGCTCGACGTGCAGTTCTTCCATGTGGGCATGGGGTTCCGGCAGCCGGTCCGCATGCACAGCATCGATCCCAAGAGCGGCGTCGCCCGCGAAGTGCACTTCCGGCCCGAGCTGTTCGACTACGACAGCAGCGGCGTGGACGTCAGCCAGTTGAAGGGCGACCTGGGTTTCGCAGGCCTGAAGGTTTTCAAGGCGCCCAATATCGATAAGTACGACATCGTGTCCTTTCTGGGCGCAAGCTATTTCCGCGCCGTGGACAACACGGGGCAATACGGCTTGTCCGCGCGTGGCCTGGCGATCGATACCTATGCGGGCGGGGTGGAAGAATTCCCGGACTTCATCGAATTCTGGATCGAGACGCCGCCCGCGGACAGCACGCGTTTCGTCCTGTACGCGTTGTTGAATTCCCCCAGCGCAACGGGCGCCTACCGGTTCGACATCGATTGTCTGCCGGACCGCGTCATCATGGGCATCGACGCCCATGTCAACGCGCGAAAGGACATCAAGCAATTGGGCATTGCGCCGATGACAAGCATGTTCAGTTGCGGCACCAACGAACGGCGCATGTGCGACACCATCCATCCCCAGATCCACGATTCGGATAGGCTTTCGATGTGGCGGGGCAATGGCGAGTGGATATGCCGGCCGCTGAACAACCCTGAGCGCATCCAGTTCAACGTTTTTGTCGACAACAACCCCCGCGGATTCGGACTGCTGCAGACGGATCATGACTTCGCGTCGTACCAGGACACGGTGGACTGGTACAGCCGTCGGCCCAGTCTGTGGGTGGAACCGACGACCCCATGGGGCGAGGGCGCCATCAATCTGATGGAGCTGCCCACGACCGGGGAAACACTGGACAACATCGTTGCCTTCTGGAATCCCAAGGAGCCGGTAAGGGCCGGTCAGTCGCTGCATTACGGCTACAAGCTGCATTGGGCGGCGCAGGCGCCTGTCGGGCCCACCTTGGCGCGCGTGCTGGCGACACGCACGGGAATGGGCGGCTTCGTGGAAGGCTGGGCCCCCGGCGAACACTATCCGACCGTATGGGCGCGGCGTTTCGCCATCGATTTCACAGGCGGTCCGTTGCACGGCATGGACAAGAACGAGCGGATCGAGTCGGTGGTGACGGTATCGCACGGCCAGGCGAAGGATTTCCAGATCTTCGCCTTGCATCCGGAGGTCGAAGGCTTTCGCGCCATGTTCGACTGGTACCCCACCAGCGACAGCACCGAACCGGTGGAGATGCGCGCCTTTATCCGGCGCGGCAGCGATAAACAGGTTCTGAGCGAAACCTGGCTGTATCAGTACTTTCCGCCGCCCCCCGAAAAGCGTCGCTATCCCTGA
- a CDS encoding Bug family tripartite tricarboxylate transporter substrate binding protein: protein MWREALAALGSTLLLAQTSPAAAEYPDKPIHLYVGFVPGGGTDVSARIVAQRLSGILKQQIVIENKPGASGLIAADMVAKAPPDGYTLLLANMQSTVAAPYVLPTSFDPIKDFTPVRYIGSVPNVLVINPARHDFKTVQDLVKAARAKPGALTYASSGLGSPQHLTAARFSQIEKVEMVHVPYKGSGQAVADLLGGQVDLNFDTLPGVIGQIQAGKLRPLAVTSAQRTPRLPDVPTLSEAGVKGVDVVQWYAVLAPGKLPKPVLERLDQALAETLKDPAVQAKLADQGMDVGGGPDTPAAFAAYVEQEWDKYGRLTGSLGLSKNSSKQ from the coding sequence ATGTGGAGAGAAGCGCTCGCTGCCTTGGGCAGCACCTTGTTGCTCGCCCAAACATCGCCTGCGGCCGCTGAATATCCGGACAAGCCGATACACCTGTACGTGGGGTTCGTGCCGGGCGGCGGCACCGACGTATCCGCGCGCATTGTGGCGCAGCGCCTGTCGGGCATCCTGAAGCAGCAGATCGTGATCGAAAACAAGCCGGGCGCGTCCGGCCTGATTGCCGCCGACATGGTGGCGAAGGCGCCGCCCGACGGATACACGCTGCTGCTCGCGAACATGCAATCGACCGTGGCGGCGCCTTACGTACTGCCGACCTCGTTCGATCCGATCAAGGACTTCACGCCCGTCCGCTATATCGGTTCCGTGCCCAACGTACTGGTGATCAACCCTGCCCGCCACGACTTCAAGACGGTGCAGGATCTGGTGAAGGCGGCCCGCGCCAAGCCAGGCGCCCTGACCTACGCGTCCTCCGGGCTGGGCAGTCCGCAGCACCTGACGGCGGCGAGGTTTTCACAGATCGAGAAAGTGGAGATGGTCCATGTCCCTTACAAGGGCAGCGGCCAGGCGGTGGCCGACCTGCTGGGCGGCCAGGTTGATCTGAACTTCGACACGCTGCCCGGCGTCATCGGACAGATTCAGGCCGGCAAGCTGCGCCCGCTGGCCGTGACCAGCGCGCAGCGCACCCCGCGGCTGCCCGACGTGCCCACGCTGTCCGAAGCCGGCGTCAAAGGCGTGGACGTAGTGCAGTGGTATGCGGTGCTCGCGCCCGGCAAGCTGCCCAAGCCGGTCCTCGAGCGCCTGGACCAGGCGCTGGCGGAAACGCTGAAGGATCCTGCCGTGCAGGCCAAGCTGGCCGACCAGGGCATGGATGTGGGCGGAGGCCCCGACACGCCGGCCGCTTTCGCGGCATATGTGGAGCAGGAATGGGACAAGTACGGCCGCCTGACCGGCAGCCTGGGCTTGTCGAAGAACTCCTCCAAGCAATGA
- a CDS encoding enoyl-CoA hydratase-related protein, giving the protein MTESAASAESPILVRRDEAIATVTLNRPAKLNALTVDAWRLLGDTFLALSDDDEVRCVILRGAGEKAFSPGNDISEFETSRSSKQQAREYGAIMRRTIEAIGGCRHPVVAQIHGICVGGGMEIASLANVRICGASSRFGVPIKNLGLVMSYSELGPLVRLVGPDAALAMLLEGTIFDAQEALRLGVVTRVVPDDKVAAEAWAAAERIAAGAPLVARWHKRFVRRILQGGELTDAERDEAFDCFDTEDFQTGYRAFLAKQTPRFQGR; this is encoded by the coding sequence ATGACCGAATCCGCGGCATCCGCCGAATCTCCCATCCTGGTCCGGCGCGACGAGGCCATCGCGACCGTCACGCTGAACCGCCCCGCCAAGCTCAACGCATTGACCGTCGATGCGTGGCGCTTGCTCGGCGATACCTTCCTGGCGCTTTCGGACGACGACGAGGTCCGCTGCGTCATACTGCGCGGGGCAGGCGAAAAGGCATTCTCCCCGGGCAACGACATTTCGGAGTTCGAGACTTCGCGGTCCAGCAAGCAACAGGCTCGCGAGTATGGCGCCATCATGCGGCGCACGATCGAAGCCATCGGCGGATGCCGCCACCCTGTGGTTGCGCAGATCCATGGCATCTGCGTGGGCGGCGGCATGGAAATCGCCAGCCTCGCCAATGTGCGCATCTGCGGCGCCAGTTCGCGCTTCGGCGTGCCCATCAAGAACCTGGGGCTGGTGATGTCGTATTCGGAACTCGGGCCGCTGGTGCGACTCGTCGGCCCCGACGCCGCGCTCGCCATGCTGCTAGAAGGCACGATTTTCGATGCCCAGGAGGCGCTGCGCCTGGGCGTTGTCACGCGCGTGGTCCCCGATGACAAGGTAGCGGCCGAAGCATGGGCTGCCGCCGAGCGCATCGCAGCGGGGGCGCCGCTGGTGGCGCGCTGGCATAAACGCTTCGTGCGCAGGATCCTGCAGGGAGGAGAACTCACGGACGCCGAGCGCGATGAGGCGTTCGATTGCTTCGACACCGAAGATTTCCAGACGGGCTATCGCGCCTTCCTGGCCAAGCAAACCCCACGGTTCCAAGGCCGCTGA
- a CDS encoding CaiB/BaiF CoA transferase family protein, which yields MEELNSSSSVKDALAGMRVIELAQIMAGPTCGMMLADLGADVIKVEKLEGGDDARQYRDPQVNGVSMPFLMLNRNKRAIALDLKRPEGKAVLMRLLRDADVITENFRKGTMEKLGLGYEDLRKENPGLIYCSVSGYGSTGPYADKGGFDLIAQGFSGLMSITGEPGGPPLRTGNSVADINAGLLAAFGILAAYQHKQRTGQGQRVETSLLEASLQQLYWHAAIYFGSGVSPGPTGSAHVLTAPYQAYPTATSWIIIGGANEKNWTRIAQTLGQPQWIEDPRFARNSDRMANREELTRLISEILLRRPAQDWLDDLDRAGVPAGPVHSVGEALSHPQTLAREMVVEQQHPQAGPIRTLGMPVKFSATPARYHRAAPRLGEDTRAILAEYGYDDRSIQALVDGGVVRDAAQVQ from the coding sequence ATGGAAGAACTCAATTCATCGTCATCAGTCAAGGACGCGCTGGCGGGCATGCGCGTCATCGAGCTTGCGCAAATCATGGCCGGGCCGACCTGCGGCATGATGCTGGCCGACCTGGGCGCCGACGTCATCAAGGTGGAAAAGCTGGAAGGGGGCGACGACGCGCGTCAATACCGCGATCCGCAGGTCAACGGCGTGTCCATGCCTTTTCTGATGCTCAACCGCAACAAGCGGGCCATCGCGTTGGACCTCAAGCGTCCGGAAGGCAAGGCGGTACTGATGCGACTGCTGCGCGATGCGGACGTCATTACCGAAAACTTCCGCAAAGGCACGATGGAAAAGCTCGGTTTGGGCTACGAAGACCTGCGCAAGGAGAATCCGGGGTTGATCTACTGCAGCGTGTCCGGCTATGGCAGCACCGGGCCGTATGCGGACAAGGGCGGCTTCGATCTGATCGCGCAGGGCTTTTCCGGCTTGATGAGCATTACCGGCGAACCGGGAGGGCCGCCTTTGCGCACTGGCAACTCGGTGGCCGATATCAACGCGGGTCTGCTGGCTGCATTCGGCATTCTTGCCGCTTATCAGCACAAGCAGCGCACAGGGCAGGGGCAGCGCGTCGAAACCTCCTTGCTGGAGGCAAGCCTGCAGCAGTTGTACTGGCACGCCGCCATCTATTTCGGATCCGGCGTATCGCCGGGGCCGACCGGTTCGGCGCATGTGCTCACGGCGCCGTACCAGGCCTATCCCACCGCCACATCGTGGATCATCATCGGCGGCGCCAACGAGAAGAACTGGACACGTATCGCGCAGACGCTGGGGCAGCCGCAATGGATAGAGGACCCGCGGTTCGCGCGCAATAGCGACCGCATGGCCAACCGCGAGGAATTGACGCGGCTGATATCGGAAATCCTATTGCGGCGCCCGGCGCAGGACTGGCTGGACGATCTGGATCGCGCCGGCGTGCCGGCCGGGCCGGTGCATTCCGTGGGCGAGGCGCTGTCGCATCCGCAAACCCTGGCGCGCGAAATGGTGGTGGAACAGCAGCACCCGCAGGCGGGCCCGATCCGCACGCTGGGCATGCCGGTGAAGTTTTCCGCCACGCCGGCGCGCTATCACCGCGCGGCGCCGCGGCTGGGCGAAGACACCCGGGCCATCCTGGCGGAATACGGCTACGACGACCGCAGCATCCAGGCGCTCGTGGACGGCGGCGTGGTCAGGGACGCGGCGCAAGTGCAATAA
- a CDS encoding threonine ammonia-lyase → MIDLSAIESARLRLQGQVLNTPFSHSRTLSDMLGAEIWLKFENLQFTASFKERGALNRMLNLDASERARGVIAVSAGNHAQGVAYHAQRMGIPAVIVMPRFTPTVKVANTRRFGAEVVLAGDSFDDAKAHGYELAQARGLVMIHPYDDPDVIAGQGTIGLEMLQARPDLDALVVAIGGGGLIAGIAVAARAVKPDIEIIGVQTEHFPSMFEATQGVTLPHGPYTIAEGIAVRSPGELTREIVARHVDRIELVSDSDIEHAIVVLLEIEKTVVEGAGAAGLAALLRDQAQGSSRFQGKRVGLVLTGGNIDPLMLGELIERGMVRAGRLARIRVDLRDLPGALARATTVIADAHANITEVHHQRAFTALPVRNVEVDFVLQTRGPEHIADIIARLNAAGFVASNHDH, encoded by the coding sequence GTGATCGACCTTTCCGCCATCGAGTCCGCCCGCCTGCGCTTGCAGGGCCAGGTTCTGAACACGCCGTTTTCCCATTCGCGCACGCTGTCCGACATGCTGGGCGCCGAAATCTGGCTGAAGTTCGAGAACCTGCAGTTCACGGCCTCGTTCAAAGAGCGCGGCGCGCTGAACCGCATGCTGAACCTGGATGCGAGCGAGCGCGCGCGGGGCGTCATCGCGGTGTCCGCCGGCAACCACGCGCAAGGCGTGGCCTATCACGCCCAGCGCATGGGAATCCCGGCCGTGATCGTCATGCCGCGCTTTACGCCAACCGTCAAAGTGGCGAACACCCGGCGATTTGGCGCCGAGGTCGTCCTCGCCGGGGATTCCTTCGACGATGCCAAGGCGCATGGCTACGAGCTGGCGCAGGCGCGCGGCCTGGTCATGATTCACCCCTACGACGACCCGGACGTGATCGCCGGGCAGGGAACCATCGGCCTGGAAATGCTGCAGGCGCGGCCGGACCTGGATGCGCTTGTCGTCGCCATCGGCGGCGGCGGACTGATCGCCGGGATCGCCGTGGCCGCCAGGGCCGTCAAGCCGGATATCGAGATCATCGGCGTCCAGACCGAACATTTCCCTTCGATGTTCGAAGCCACGCAAGGGGTCACGTTGCCTCACGGGCCCTATACGATTGCGGAAGGCATCGCGGTGCGTTCGCCGGGCGAGCTTACGCGCGAGATCGTCGCGCGCCACGTCGACCGCATCGAACTCGTGAGCGACAGCGACATCGAGCATGCCATCGTGGTGCTGCTGGAGATCGAAAAGACCGTGGTCGAAGGGGCCGGCGCGGCCGGCTTGGCGGCGCTGCTGCGCGACCAGGCGCAAGGCAGTTCGCGCTTCCAGGGCAAGCGCGTGGGACTCGTGCTGACCGGCGGCAATATCGACCCCCTGATGCTCGGGGAACTCATCGAGCGCGGCATGGTCAGGGCAGGGCGCCTGGCGCGTATCCGCGTGGACCTGCGCGACCTGCCCGGCGCGCTGGCGCGCGCAACCACCGTGATCGCCGACGCCCACGCCAACATCACGGAAGTCCATCATCAACGTGCGTTCACGGCCCTGCCTGTGCGCAACGTGGAAGTGGATTTCGTTCTACAGACGCGGGGGCCGGAACATATCGCCGACATCATCGCGCGGCTGAACGCGGCGGGATTCGTCGCCAGCAATCACGATCATTGA
- a CDS encoding GntR family transcriptional regulator, producing MANPDSALAVAAAPPDGLAIHHPTLPAVVADRLRQLIVNGTLRPGTWLNERDLCDLLKVSRTPLREAYRILASDGLLTIQPKRGAMVVELSREDIENVFDVLSVLEGLAVRQAAQRATDAEMAHIADLHDRMLKAYEARDIGAYFEASMGTHIAISRAAHNPALVSSYDRLNLQVKALRYKSNLDPDEWAAGVADHEAIVRALLARDGDGAEQRMRQHLYSKKAYNLR from the coding sequence ATGGCAAACCCTGACTCCGCCCTTGCGGTTGCGGCCGCTCCCCCCGATGGATTGGCCATCCATCACCCCACTCTGCCGGCCGTGGTCGCGGACCGTCTGCGGCAGCTGATCGTCAATGGAACGCTTCGCCCCGGCACCTGGCTCAACGAGCGCGATCTGTGCGACCTGCTCAAGGTGTCGCGCACCCCGCTACGCGAGGCCTATCGCATCCTGGCGTCGGACGGCTTGCTGACGATTCAGCCAAAGCGAGGGGCCATGGTCGTGGAACTATCGCGCGAGGACATAGAAAACGTTTTCGACGTGCTGAGCGTGCTCGAAGGCCTGGCGGTGCGGCAAGCCGCGCAGCGCGCCACCGACGCCGAGATGGCGCATATCGCCGATCTGCACGACCGCATGCTGAAAGCCTATGAGGCGCGCGATATCGGCGCGTATTTCGAGGCGAGCATGGGGACCCATATCGCCATCAGCCGCGCCGCCCATAATCCGGCATTGGTGTCCAGCTACGACCGCCTGAATCTGCAGGTCAAGGCGCTGCGCTATAAGTCCAACCTGGATCCGGACGAATGGGCGGCCGGAGTGGCCGACCACGAAGCCATCGTGCGGGCGCTCCTGGCGCGCGATGGCGACGGCGCGGAGCAACGTATGCGCCAGCACCTGTACAGCAAGAAGGCCTACAACCTTCGGTGA
- a CDS encoding GntR family transcriptional regulator, producing MYTDQEIPRATPLLAPVERAILHDSVTDHLRNFIIEGKLAPGMKLNERQLCETLGISRTPLREALKVLAAEGLIEISPNRGATVARMTEAEIREAFEVLSGLEAFSGELACERITDEEVAQIQALHDAMLECRARGDLPGYYSRNQQIHDRINLAARNDLLRQTYLSVNRRVQALRLRSNLKAPKWASAIADHEQMLDALRQRDGARLGRILRKHMLDKSDAILELGLPG from the coding sequence ATGTACACAGACCAGGAAATTCCTCGCGCCACGCCGCTCCTGGCGCCGGTGGAAAGAGCGATCCTTCACGATTCGGTCACCGACCATCTGCGCAACTTCATCATCGAAGGCAAACTCGCCCCGGGCATGAAGCTGAACGAGCGCCAGTTGTGCGAAACGCTGGGGATCTCGCGCACGCCGCTGCGCGAGGCGCTGAAAGTGCTGGCCGCCGAGGGACTGATCGAGATATCGCCGAATCGCGGCGCCACCGTGGCCCGCATGACCGAAGCGGAAATCCGTGAAGCGTTCGAGGTGCTGAGCGGCCTGGAGGCCTTTTCGGGGGAACTCGCCTGCGAACGCATCACCGACGAGGAAGTGGCGCAGATCCAGGCCTTGCACGACGCCATGCTGGAGTGCCGCGCCCGAGGCGACCTTCCGGGCTACTACAGCCGCAACCAGCAGATTCATGACCGTATCAATCTGGCGGCCCGCAACGACCTGCTGCGGCAAACCTATCTTTCCGTCAACCGCCGCGTGCAGGCGCTTCGCCTGCGCTCCAACCTGAAGGCGCCCAAGTGGGCCAGCGCGATTGCGGACCACGAGCAGATGCTGGACGCCCTGCGGCAACGCGATGGCGCCCGCCTGGGCCGCATCCTGCGCAAGCACATGCTGGACAAGAGCGACGCCATCCTGGAGCTGGGCTTGCCGGGTTGA